From Quercus lobata isolate SW786 chromosome 11, ValleyOak3.0 Primary Assembly, whole genome shotgun sequence:
AATTCGTTCTTCCCAAAAATTTCATAGCAAGTGTTGAGATAGCCCTCGAACCACTCATCAGTAATCAGATTGTAAGCGTGTATAACCAATTCATGTCTAGCTAACTGATCGAAGGAAGCCCAATAGAGAGTATCACCATCTGCTAAAGCAGTATTAGTCCTCTGACTGGAACCACAAAGAGGAGGTAGATTGCAGATGGACACGGAAGTGTCGACTGGTTCCCAAGACTGATCATCGATGTTGTATGTGAGGAAACGGCATTCAAGAGGACGATCGTCAGGAGTACGTTGACTAAGGAATGAACTGACAAGAATCTGCTTCTTGGGCTTAAGAAGAAGAGCGACAACATTCCGACTATGATTGCCAATCTCCACTGGAGGATTGGGTAACGGTTTCCACACTCCTATTTTAGGATCTAAAACTTCCATCCAGGGAGACTCAACTTCCCGTAAACCACCTAAAATGTACAACTTTCCGTCGACGACGAACTTGTGTGGCCCGACTCTACTAACAATCGATGGAGTACCAGGCTGCCAACCATCAATATCACCACCGGTAAGGTCGAAAATCTGAACCCGATCACGATAGCGATGACTGCTAATACAATAGATAGAAGAGTCTAATACTGCAAAGTAACACTCGTTCTCAATCTCCATCACCGAAAGCGGATTCAGCTTTTGCTTTTGACAGTGTGAGTCTGCGTCTGCGCCTGGGACTTCAATGGAAAACCATTCTATCTGTGATACGGTGGCTCCATCATCCCTCACCGACGGTTGCTTGGACCGGGTGAAACCGCCGAAAACGGTGACGGATCTATCGTCATTTGGCCTTGACGTTGTCGATGAACTTTCGACGGCCATAGAAATAGAATAGAAGAGAGTTTGGGAATTGTGAACGGGAAAGGGATGAGAGGAAATAGGGGTTTTATACTTTTTGGTTTCGCCGCAGTTTCCTTTATTGGGCCCATATTGCTGTTCGTTTGGGACATTAGGCCCATATCGTCTCTTCTATTGTCGTTAACTTTTCTTGCTCCGGGCCTTAGGGCCTAGTCTAGCTGGTTTTGGTATATTAGACCCACTTCAAGCCTAAACTCTTTAGGCCCACTTCATCCTTCGTCTTTAAATTACTATAAGCTTCTTCCTTCTTAGACCTTAGGTCCGTGTCCAACTCTCCTTGGGTTAGCTGTTTAAtaaatttgcatttttattttttatggttcaatATGAACACTGGCTGCATGCTTAACAGATTCAAGTCCGACGGCAAGATATTATAAATGTCCTGAAAACATGATTTGATAGTGTCCAGAAGGGCTTCTACACTTGGAGAAATGATCAAAAGCAACTAAAGTGTAGCG
This genomic window contains:
- the LOC115967276 gene encoding putative F-box/kelch-repeat protein At4g39756 isoform X2, which gives rise to MEIENECYFAVLDSSIYCISSHRYRDRVQIFDLTGGDIDGWQPGTPSIVSRVGPHKFVVDGKLYILGGLREVESPWMEVLDPKIGVWKPLPNPPVEIGNHSRNVVALLLKPKKQILVSSFLSQRTPDDRPLECRFLTYNIDDQSWEPVDTSVSICNLPPLCGSSQRTNTALADGDTLYWASFDQLARHELVIHAYNLITDEWFEGYLNTCYEIFGKNELLADPHPHGLLHLGHSKFCLLLQSSFIPQRQRRDKEGFKDLNISVVATDKYPMDRSIDILDAQLLDHCSYTSKRKKPKYS
- the LOC115967276 gene encoding putative F-box/kelch-repeat protein At4g39756 isoform X1 → MEIENECYFAVLDSSIYCISSHRYRDRVQIFDLTGGDIDGWQPGTPSIVSRVGPHKFVVDGKLYILGGLREVESPWMEVLDPKIGVWKPLPNPPVEIGNHSRNVVALLLKPKKQILVSSFLSQRTPDDRPLECRFLTYNIDDQSWEPVDTSVSICNLPPLCGSSQRTNTALADGDTLYWASFDQLARHELVIHAYNLITDEWFEGYLNTCYEIFGKNELLADPHPHGLLHLGHSKFCLLLQSSFIPQRQRRGEKRIEIPYLYCVTIVVSKISNMDPDKEGFKDLNISVVATDKYPMDRSIDILDAQLLDHCSYTSKRKKPKYS